From a single Pasteurella atlantica genomic region:
- a CDS encoding type II toxin-antitoxin system Phd/YefM family antitoxin, which translates to MIATAKDLRFHSKKLIESVNRGEDVIITYRGQPCARLVPYEAKENMNDSHQLFGMWKDNEMMDDVQAYVRHLRKGRF; encoded by the coding sequence ATGATAGCAACAGCAAAAGACTTACGGTTTCATTCTAAAAAGCTTATCGAATCAGTCAATCGAGGTGAAGACGTTATAATCACCTACCGAGGACAGCCTTGTGCGAGACTTGTTCCTTATGAAGCCAAAGAAAATATGAATGACAGCCATCAATTATTTGGTATGTGGAAAGACAATGAAATGATGGATGATGTCCAAGCATATGTTCGTCACCTTCGCAAAGGACGGTTTTAA
- a CDS encoding type II toxin-antitoxin system RelE/ParE family toxin has protein sequence MIISFKHKGLEKFFKTGSTAGIITSHKNKLNRILTILEKAKDVQELNLPSYNLHKLSGNLQEHWSVKVNGNWRITFKFENGDAEIVNYQDYH, from the coding sequence GTGATTATTTCATTTAAACATAAAGGATTAGAAAAGTTTTTTAAAACAGGTTCTACAGCTGGGATTATCACATCCCATAAAAATAAACTTAATCGTATTTTAACCATTTTAGAGAAAGCAAAAGATGTTCAAGAGCTTAATTTACCTAGCTATAATTTACATAAGTTATCAGGTAATTTACAAGAACATTGGAGTGTCAAAGTAAATGGAAATTGGCGTATTACTTTTAAATTTGAAAATGGTGATGCAGAAATTGTAAATTATCAAGATTATCATTAA
- a CDS encoding Txe/YoeB family addiction module toxin has protein sequence MYQLKVTDKFNADLDKIEKTNKKLLRKIDNLLIDTKQNPRTGIGKPERLKYYSTREIYSRRIDREHRLVYEILEDKTIVILLTAFGHYSSNSKYN, from the coding sequence ATGTATCAGCTAAAAGTAACGGATAAATTTAATGCTGATTTAGATAAAATAGAAAAAACCAATAAGAAATTACTACGAAAAATAGATAATTTACTTATTGATACAAAACAAAATCCACGTACAGGCATAGGAAAGCCCGAACGTTTAAAATACTATAGTACTCGTGAAATATATTCTCGCAGGATTGACCGAGAACACCGACTTGTTTACGAAATTTTAGAAGATAAAACTATTGTGATTTTACTGACAGCATTTGGGCATTACAGTAGCAATTCTAAATATAATTAG
- a CDS encoding type II toxin-antitoxin system VapC family toxin translates to MLIDTDVLIWYLRGNENAYKTIETAGNFQISVITYMELVQGMRNKQELAQLHRAFKLWGTKILYVSEDISTKAMFYVEQYYLSHSIQLADSLIGATAAAYNIPLLTGNDKHYKMMKDIEIQVFRP, encoded by the coding sequence ATGCTTATAGATACTGATGTTCTTATTTGGTATTTACGAGGAAACGAAAACGCATATAAGACAATCGAAACAGCAGGGAACTTTCAAATTTCTGTGATAACCTATATGGAGCTGGTTCAGGGTATGAGAAATAAACAGGAATTAGCCCAATTACATAGAGCATTTAAGCTGTGGGGAACCAAAATCTTATATGTTTCTGAAGACATATCGACAAAAGCAATGTTTTATGTTGAGCAATACTACTTAAGTCACTCAATTCAACTTGCAGATTCCCTTATTGGCGCAACTGCAGCCGCTTATAATATTCCTCTTTTAACGGGTAATGACAAACACTATAAAATGATGAAGGATATTGAAATACAAGTATTTAGACCCTAA
- a CDS encoding RHS repeat domain-containing protein — MCYNLSSAVSTVTETDEDGDGNPESTIIKSDTTDDGKLNKTTEIIDKESDGTPDAITNTIIDKHNITTIEKGTITNVDEEGIITVKFDVDKRGDEKGISGRTDRITRDGRGEVLDSEYDFYNDGDKDYKSSFEYNSDGTIKKEKIDLNMDGADDKVISFDYNPDGSVAKEMTQFGGALSSKTYEYYDNGLVKKVHHDKNDDGEPDSSTIYTYYDNGNIKTVAVDNDNDGTLETTKLHFYDDNNNLIKATTLSANHKPIRNDRYTYDENGNQATWEEDFNGDGTYDQLREYPAINDWDQTVERKISKLDAEGNKSPINSMEYTYNEEGRFVESLVTRPSGSQWGNEMSYNDLDQLIGRKEFSIDKQGNKVITFSEENFYNNANEKLFIARDNRASDSDGIIDGNADLLFIYEPVSLTKIGTLASLDGLTHIYLQDNEKFTFSAAEIDKIVSASKNIRVTDHYYSNHSEEATLKLTGGFTETATNDKYVTYTDGAGNNLIVDADITVNII, encoded by the coding sequence ATGTGTTACAACCTATCCTCCGCTGTATCAACAGTCACTGAAACTGACGAGGACGGAGATGGTAATCCAGAGTCTACAATTATCAAATCAGATACTACTGATGATGGCAAACTAAACAAAACAACAGAGATAATTGATAAAGAGAGCGATGGAACTCCAGATGCAATAACCAATACTATTATTGACAAGCACAATATAACTACTATTGAAAAAGGCACCATTACTAATGTTGATGAAGAAGGTATCATCACTGTTAAGTTTGATGTAGATAAACGAGGTGATGAAAAAGGTATTAGTGGTCGCACCGATAGAATTACTCGTGATGGTCGAGGAGAAGTGCTAGATTCTGAATATGATTTCTATAATGATGGTGATAAAGATTATAAATCATCTTTTGAATATAATTCCGATGGTACTATCAAGAAAGAGAAAATCGACCTTAATATGGATGGAGCTGACGATAAAGTAATATCTTTTGACTATAATCCTGATGGGTCAGTTGCTAAGGAAATGACTCAGTTTGGTGGTGCTTTATCATCGAAGACTTATGAATATTATGATAATGGCTTGGTGAAGAAAGTACATCATGATAAAAATGATGATGGAGAACCTGATTCATCAACTATTTATACTTATTATGACAATGGCAATATTAAAACAGTTGCAGTAGATAATGATAATGATGGAACTCTAGAAACAACAAAATTACATTTCTACGATGATAATAATAACCTTATCAAGGCAACTACTTTATCTGCAAATCATAAACCAATCAGAAATGACAGATATACTTACGATGAAAATGGGAACCAGGCTACATGGGAAGAGGACTTTAATGGAGATGGAACATACGATCAATTAAGAGAGTATCCAGCTATTAATGATTGGGATCAAACAGTTGAAAGAAAAATATCTAAATTGGATGCAGAAGGAAATAAATCGCCTATCAATAGTATGGAATATACTTATAATGAAGAGGGACGTTTCGTTGAATCGCTTGTTACAAGACCAAGTGGAAGTCAGTGGGGTAACGAAATGTCGTACAATGATCTAGATCAGCTAATTGGCAGAAAAGAATTCTCAATTGATAAACAAGGAAATAAAGTGATAACTTTCTCAGAAGAGAATTTCTATAACAATGCTAATGAGAAATTGTTTATAGCTAGGGATAATAGAGCATCAGACAGTGATGGTATTATTGATGGTAATGCAGATCTCTTATTCATCTATGAGCCGGTGTCACTAACTAAGATAGGTACACTTGCTAGTTTAGATGGTTTAACACATATTTATTTACAGGATAATGAAAAATTTACTTTCTCAGCTGCAGAGATTGACAAAATAGTTAGTGCATCTAAGAATATTAGAGTAACAGACCATTATTATTCTAATCACTCTGAAGAGGCTACTCTTAAGCTAACAGGTGGTTTCACAGAAACAGCTACGAACGATAAGTATGTTACATATACTGATGGTGCTGGAAATAACTTAATAGTTGATGCTGATATTACCGTTAATATTATCTAG
- a CDS encoding type II toxin-antitoxin system RelE family toxin → MKKLDIHTQKQIKSWIIKNNDLIASNPRIIGKNLKGNLKNYWRYRIGDYRLLTQIEDDKLVLILLSAGHRKNIYNQQK, encoded by the coding sequence ATGAAAAAATTGGATATTCATACACAAAAACAAATCAAAAGCTGGATTATTAAAAATAATGATTTAATCGCGAGTAATCCGAGAATAATAGGTAAAAACCTCAAAGGAAACTTAAAAAACTATTGGAGATATCGTATTGGCGATTACCGACTACTTACGCAAATTGAGGATGATAAGTTAGTCCTAATATTACTGAGTGCAGGGCATAGAAAAAATATTTACAATCAACAAAAATAA
- a CDS encoding UPF0175 family protein: MKTVGIRSLRENPSILNQCASLGEYVLLTNRNQPMSLSIPFTQGLLDNGVHISMAVSLFEQGQITLTKAAKIAKMSVQDFLLCLNDCGVTVVEQSQEELQNDLKTLGLE, from the coding sequence ATGAAAACGGTAGGTATCAGAAGTTTAAGAGAAAACCCAAGCATACTCAATCAGTGTGCAAGTTTAGGCGAATATGTTTTATTGACTAATCGCAATCAACCAATGTCGTTGTCTATCCCTTTTACTCAAGGGTTGTTAGATAATGGGGTACATATCAGTATGGCTGTTTCTTTGTTTGAACAAGGGCAGATTACCTTAACAAAAGCTGCAAAAATTGCCAAAATGTCAGTGCAAGATTTTTTATTGTGTCTTAATGATTGCGGTGTTACTGTAGTTGAGCAATCACAAGAAGAATTACAAAATGATTTAAAAACATTGGGTTTAGAGTAA
- a CDS encoding DUF3368 domain-containing protein, with translation MAKRTQIFSHLSQLLDLGEAEALSIAQQYNAIALIDERKGRRVAQHRNIKITGTIAILIKLKKEKQISSIRPLLEQLNTHGYRISDSLVKQALDICGE, from the coding sequence CTGGCTAAGCGCACTCAAATATTCTCTCATCTTTCTCAACTACTTGATTTAGGCGAGGCTGAGGCGTTATCTATTGCTCAGCAGTACAATGCTATTGCTCTTATTGATGAACGCAAAGGACGTCGTGTAGCCCAACATCGCAATATAAAAATTACTGGTACAATTGCGATTCTTATCAAACTGAAAAAAGAAAAACAAATTTCATCTATTCGTCCGTTATTGGAACAGCTAAATACTCATGGTTATCGTATTAGTGATAGTTTAGTTAAACAAGCTCTGGATATTTGTGGCGAATAA
- a CDS encoding HigA family addiction module antitoxin has product MRKPAHPGEILLDGFIEPNNIKIKDLSQHLGFSRETLSRVLHAKTPMTANLALKLEEAGISTARLWLDLQTEYDLFELKQKRVGDPIKPFIFDNMVLV; this is encoded by the coding sequence ATGCGTAAACCAGCACATCCAGGTGAAATTTTATTAGATGGATTTATTGAACCAAATAATATTAAGATTAAAGATTTATCACAACATTTAGGATTTTCTCGTGAAACATTGTCACGCGTATTACACGCTAAAACCCCAATGACCGCTAATTTAGCGTTGAAACTTGAAGAAGCAGGGATTAGTACAGCGAGATTATGGCTTGATTTACAAACTGAGTATGACTTATTTGAGCTAAAGCAGAAACGAGTTGGTGACCCAATTAAACCTTTTATTTTTGATAATATGGTTTTAGTTTAG
- a CDS encoding tyrosine-type recombinase/integrase, whose protein sequence is MINNTKKILTTKDIQLMKPGDKDIIDTGENSGLRVVCGKTGRKTFIYRYRSPISYEKKLLQIKIGVFPKTSLNDARQKLQDLKHIRSLGRCPTTEYKQSKKEQEERQKDACFSVKEMIDLYLQQYIEDHYSDNGTFIAGRRKLKGQKETRRTLYYDIVKPLGKRVASSLTRKEITKHIQNIVDERGARVQAGRVLNELNLAYKFAISLNKFPETFINPAFSAKETLKMSTIKLTGNKATRTFSEKEIKLFMKWLPQSSFSQKIQNVFLLTLFTGCRTGEICAIAWNDVDLKKKTIFLKETKTGTSRYVQLSSQAIILLKSIDNSGKYVFQIKRKEEPMNQKYLTECTWSLRRRGLMIDLEHWSPHDLRRTVRTGLARLGCPNDVGEAILGHSKKGIEGTYNLHTYDKECKKWLQTWGNYLDKLIT, encoded by the coding sequence ATGATTAACAATACAAAAAAAATATTAACAACGAAAGATATCCAACTGATGAAACCTGGAGATAAAGATATAATTGATACTGGTGAAAACTCTGGATTAAGAGTAGTTTGTGGTAAAACAGGCAGAAAAACATTTATTTATCGTTATAGAAGTCCTATTTCCTATGAAAAAAAACTTCTCCAAATTAAAATTGGTGTTTTTCCAAAAACAAGTCTAAATGATGCAAGGCAAAAACTACAAGACTTAAAACATATTCGCTCACTTGGACGTTGCCCTACAACCGAGTATAAGCAATCTAAAAAAGAACAAGAAGAAAGGCAAAAAGATGCTTGTTTTTCTGTTAAAGAAATGATTGATCTTTATTTACAGCAATATATTGAAGATCACTATAGTGATAATGGTACATTTATTGCAGGTAGACGTAAGCTTAAAGGACAAAAAGAAACACGAAGAACACTATATTATGATATTGTAAAGCCTCTTGGAAAGAGAGTTGCTTCTTCACTAACAAGAAAGGAAATAACGAAACACATACAAAATATTGTTGATGAAAGAGGAGCTAGAGTACAGGCAGGACGTGTATTAAACGAATTAAATTTAGCTTATAAATTTGCTATCAGTTTAAATAAATTTCCAGAAACTTTTATCAATCCAGCATTTTCCGCCAAAGAAACACTAAAAATGTCTACAATTAAATTGACTGGAAATAAAGCAACTAGAACATTTAGTGAAAAAGAAATTAAGCTCTTTATGAAATGGCTCCCTCAATCTAGTTTTAGTCAAAAAATTCAAAATGTTTTTTTATTAACCTTATTCACTGGTTGTAGAACGGGAGAGATATGTGCTATTGCTTGGAATGATGTTGATTTAAAAAAGAAAACTATTTTTCTAAAAGAAACCAAAACAGGAACATCAAGATATGTACAACTATCTTCTCAAGCAATAATATTGCTAAAATCAATAGATAATTCAGGTAAATATGTTTTTCAAATAAAAAGAAAAGAAGAACCAATGAACCAAAAATATTTAACCGAGTGCACTTGGAGTCTCAGAAGAAGAGGGCTAATGATAGATCTTGAACATTGGTCACCACACGATTTAAGAAGAACTGTTCGTACAGGATTGGCCCGATTAGGTTGCCCAAATGATGTTGGTGAGGCTATTTTAGGTCACTCTAAAAAAGGAATAGAAGGAACTTATAATCTGCATACTTACGATAAAGAGTGTAAAAAATGGCTACAAACTTGGGGAAATTATTTAGATAAATTAATTACGTAA
- a CDS encoding type II toxin-antitoxin system RelE/ParE family toxin translates to MIKSFKHKGLKQYFEKGTTKGLRADHVRKINSILTLVDRSKAVEDFNQLFKCHELKGECKGIYSMTVSGNWRITFKFIDGNAYILNYEDYH, encoded by the coding sequence ATGATAAAAAGTTTTAAACACAAAGGGTTGAAGCAATATTTTGAAAAAGGAACGACAAAAGGATTACGAGCTGATCATGTGAGAAAAATAAACAGTATCCTTACCTTAGTAGATCGTTCGAAAGCCGTTGAAGATTTTAATCAATTATTTAAGTGTCATGAATTAAAAGGCGAGTGTAAAGGCATTTATTCAATGACTGTCAGTGGTAATTGGCGGATTACCTTTAAATTTATTGATGGCAATGCTTATATTTTAAATTATGAAGATTATCATTAG
- a CDS encoding HigA family addiction module antitoxin: protein MRMYSPAHPMAIIREDILPELGLTITEAARQLGISRVTLSRLLNEKSAITPDMAIRLHKWLGRGPTPETWLQMQLAYDLWQVEQMNREYNVIPVKYKNEDTISRTV, encoded by the coding sequence ATGAGAATGTATAGTCCCGCCCACCCGATGGCAATTATTAGAGAAGATATTTTACCAGAGCTTGGTTTAACAATAACAGAAGCCGCAAGACAGCTCGGGATTTCACGAGTAACTTTATCAAGATTACTTAATGAAAAGTCTGCCATTACCCCTGATATGGCAATTCGTTTACATAAATGGTTAGGACGAGGTCCAACCCCTGAAACTTGGTTACAAATGCAGTTAGCTTATGATTTGTGGCAAGTAGAACAAATGAATAGAGAGTATAACGTTATTCCTGTTAAATACAAAAATGAGGATACGATTTCACGAACTGTGTAA
- the relB gene encoding type II toxin-antitoxin system RelB family antitoxin, with amino-acid sequence MASVSIRLNDSEKAFIEDFAKMNNKSISELIRETVFKSLEDEYDLIELKQAIEEFNADKSTYTLEETWEQLGI; translated from the coding sequence ATGGCATCTGTTAGTATTAGATTAAACGATAGTGAGAAAGCATTTATTGAAGATTTTGCTAAAATGAACAATAAAAGTATTTCAGAGCTTATTAGGGAGACCGTTTTCAAATCATTAGAAGATGAATATGATTTGATTGAGTTGAAACAAGCAATCGAAGAATTTAATGCAGATAAAAGCACTTATACACTTGAAGAAACATGGGAACAATTAGGAATATGA